A stretch of the Vibrio sp. HB236076 genome encodes the following:
- a CDS encoding phosphatase PAP2 family protein yields MPFYLDLPLHHIDQWLFAGSEPWRITHWLFSSPFATMVINVIYNLWFFYVLFFVAYLILSKESNWKKQVFLVFFLTWFINGNVFATLMSSVGPCFYDYLHPQNPAYQGLMALLQEQNQYLIDNGWLELWSLNTQNMLWDVYNNSESGFGAGISAMPSMHNSMAILIALAVSQRHKGLGYCAWAFAAIIYIGSIHLGWHYATDGMVALVLTLIIWTMVDKCLTRKAPQTLPPASEQSPL; encoded by the coding sequence ATGCCCTTTTATCTCGATCTGCCATTACATCACATTGATCAGTGGCTTTTTGCTGGTTCAGAGCCATGGCGAATTACCCATTGGCTGTTTTCATCCCCTTTTGCCACCATGGTCATCAATGTCATTTATAATTTATGGTTTTTCTATGTGTTATTTTTTGTTGCTTATCTGATATTAAGCAAAGAATCCAATTGGAAAAAACAAGTTTTCTTAGTCTTCTTTTTAACCTGGTTTATCAATGGCAATGTATTTGCCACATTGATGTCTTCTGTGGGTCCTTGTTTTTATGATTACTTGCATCCACAAAATCCAGCTTATCAAGGTTTAATGGCATTACTTCAAGAACAAAACCAATATTTGATCGATAACGGCTGGCTTGAACTTTGGTCACTAAACACTCAGAACATGCTTTGGGATGTTTACAACAACAGTGAAAGTGGCTTTGGTGCGGGTATCTCTGCCATGCCAAGCATGCATAACTCGATGGCGATATTAATTGCTCTTGCCGTTTCACAACGTCACAAAGGATTAGGTTACTGTGCTTGGGCCTTTGCCGCCATTATCTATATCGGCTCGATACACCTTGGTTGGCACTATGCGACAGATGGGATGGTCGCACTGGTGCTGACGTTGATCATTTGGACCATGGTTGACAAATGCTTAACGAGGAAAGCCCCTCAAACACTACCCCCTGCCAGTGAGCAAAGTCCTCTTTAA
- a CDS encoding TadE/TadG family type IV pilus assembly protein, whose protein sequence is MKTPSKFRQLGVTAVEFALGGMSLIFITLAVFEASYYIYVIDMVEYSLRETVRETKVSLSESEEIEDINQDYQNTFQSLIEDDSNLWGFLIDSDKFSFSGKYYQTYDNFINDIGSDYLKLNYTYDLAQMTVTYDYSPMVAAFGWQDRTISRTMVLNLEHQGWDDE, encoded by the coding sequence ATGAAGACACCATCAAAATTCAGACAATTGGGCGTCACCGCCGTCGAGTTTGCGCTGGGGGGGATGTCGCTGATTTTTATCACCTTGGCGGTGTTTGAAGCCAGTTATTATATTTATGTGATTGATATGGTTGAGTACTCTTTGCGAGAAACGGTGCGAGAAACCAAGGTGTCGCTCAGTGAATCGGAAGAGATAGAAGACATTAATCAAGATTACCAAAATACCTTTCAATCTTTGATCGAAGACGACAGTAATTTGTGGGGTTTTTTGATCGATTCCGATAAGTTTTCGTTCTCGGGCAAATATTATCAAACCTACGATAACTTTATTAATGACATTGGCAGTGATTATTTGAAACTTAATTACACCTACGATCTGGCGCAAATGACGGTGACTTACGATTATTCACCCATGGTGGCAGCCTTTGGTTGGCAAGACCGGACCATTTCTCGCACCATGGTGTTAAACCTTGAGCATCAAGGGTGGGATGATGAATAA
- a CDS encoding TadE/TadG family type IV pilus assembly protein, whose translation MKRQSGLLHSKVIAKHRQLGVAGIWAALTLVPVMGFTFLAVEGTRYVQESSRLKDSAEAAALAVTIQDNDVDDADVMAEKYVKAYVRDIASDTVTSTRTYDDDEGYVQYDVTATTTHDSWFASNFIPSFNDTQTLVSESTAKKYFTYADKNIDVVFVADFSGSMNWEWGESEANGCSRDLSCKIDTLKDAIATVSESILCNEVSSDGLTCNDSDVDIVANKLDNRVGIVPFNLRTREKGTSGNTYAVSQLRYTTSYENVDWTYWAGESYDTMLDCYEKQNKCSNKTEHTKNELHQQASTVNSVLKSDSNKFYKYKNKQYYYLLPDSLDYIDFSDTVDDMFTSKFSGSYETFFDVSDIELFSDDYSQSYPYYYNSFNAYFGDDNEQFYNIELTNSLSKITNNITEDMNDYYKKTASSGIYSMDSDGSTAVFQGMLRGFQILNDGKPDNPTDEETETYNDKVKILLIVTDGQESPDFGTFEQLVSSGMCETADSEITNLYIGIVGVSFNIEKTDTSLYNSYLDCISQINGITTEAAEDFIYEADEPDELVEYIEELIAKGASTSGVTTLY comes from the coding sequence ATGAAAAGGCAGTCAGGGTTGTTGCATTCAAAGGTTATCGCGAAGCACCGCCAATTGGGGGTGGCTGGGATTTGGGCGGCGCTCACCTTGGTGCCAGTGATGGGCTTTACTTTTTTAGCGGTCGAAGGCACACGCTATGTGCAAGAGTCCAGCCGCCTAAAAGATTCTGCCGAAGCGGCGGCCTTGGCGGTCACCATCCAAGATAATGATGTGGATGATGCGGATGTGATGGCGGAGAAGTATGTCAAAGCCTATGTACGGGATATTGCTTCTGATACCGTGACGTCAACACGTACTTATGACGATGACGAGGGGTACGTTCAGTATGACGTGACCGCCACCACCACGCACGATTCTTGGTTTGCCAGTAATTTTATTCCTTCTTTTAATGATACCCAAACCTTGGTGAGTGAGAGCACCGCCAAGAAATACTTTACTTACGCAGATAAAAATATTGATGTCGTCTTTGTGGCAGACTTCTCCGGTTCAATGAATTGGGAGTGGGGAGAATCAGAGGCAAATGGGTGTAGTCGTGATTTATCATGTAAAATAGACACACTTAAAGACGCTATCGCAACCGTATCAGAGTCCATCTTGTGTAATGAAGTTTCAAGTGATGGTTTAACTTGCAATGATTCTGATGTAGACATAGTGGCTAATAAGCTAGATAACCGTGTTGGTATTGTTCCTTTTAATTTACGTACAAGAGAAAAAGGAACAAGTGGTAATACCTATGCAGTAAGTCAACTAAGGTACACGACTAGTTATGAGAATGTTGATTGGACATATTGGGCTGGTGAATCTTACGATACGATGCTTGACTGCTATGAAAAACAAAATAAATGCAGTAACAAAACGGAACACACGAAGAACGAGTTACATCAACAAGCCTCTACAGTCAATTCGGTCTTAAAATCCGACTCGAATAAGTTCTACAAATATAAGAATAAACAATACTATTATCTACTTCCTGATAGTTTGGATTATATTGACTTTTCCGATACTGTTGATGACATGTTTACCTCAAAGTTTTCTGGTTCATATGAAACTTTCTTTGATGTCTCAGATATTGAATTGTTTAGTGATGATTATTCTCAGTCTTACCCGTATTATTATAACTCATTTAATGCATACTTTGGTGATGATAATGAACAATTCTACAATATTGAATTGACTAACAGCTTATCGAAAATTACTAATAACATTACTGAAGACATGAATGACTATTATAAGAAAACCGCGTCATCAGGTATCTATTCAATGGATTCTGATGGCAGTACAGCAGTTTTTCAAGGAATGTTACGAGGCTTTCAGATTCTCAACGATGGTAAACCTGATAATCCAACTGATGAAGAAACAGAAACCTACAACGATAAAGTGAAAATACTCTTGATTGTTACTGATGGGCAAGAGTCTCCAGATTTTGGAACATTTGAACAATTAGTTTCGTCGGGAATGTGCGAAACCGCTGACAGCGAAATAACGAATTTATATATAGGTATTGTAGGCGTGTCTTTTAACATAGAGAAAACCGATACGTCATTATATAATTCGTATTTAGATTGTATCAGCCAAATAAATGGAATTACCACAGAAGCAGCAGAAGACTTTATCTATGAAGCTGATGAGCCTGATGAACTCGTCGAATACATCGAAGAACTGATTGCCAAAGGCGCGAGTACCAGTGGCGTAACTACTCTGTACTAA
- a CDS encoding HAMP domain-containing sensor histidine kinase — MIFTKSTKSLIGRLITSFALLSFAIGALIIYSIFSALQWSEDRMGERRIHIDSQTALQLYTQEHRQGHIKLDSLTDAYNDLQLVPEPFRTLLAKRQTFVGETGPEGHSRMVYLSYYFDHGQSYPLVLLSKIDQVEFSSKEITMTILYVMMSVFGLFLVFGYIIYRLSQRLIEPLEHITQQIEATKGETDYCYQLPPGSVIEFQSLIDKLNNNQLELSRLLKSEQDFARYASHELRTPLSVIRGSQSLLLNTNVNEAFRTKQIKRIGSAANDMQTMIDALLSLVRYEKESDPQKRSFNTAELQEIINNNQAQADDKSITIKVFAEGEPMIAAEPAMMAILIGNILRNAIAASPKSSEITVSLQDRALIVIDQGGGLGHSPSPQGHGLGLDIISTLCQRFEWQFELLNNSNGGCRAKIRF; from the coding sequence ATGATCTTTACTAAAAGCACCAAATCTCTTATTGGCCGACTGATCACCAGTTTTGCTCTGCTTTCTTTCGCTATTGGCGCTCTGATCATTTACTCGATTTTTAGTGCCTTACAGTGGTCCGAAGACCGAATGGGCGAACGACGAATTCATATTGACAGTCAAACCGCTTTACAACTGTACACACAGGAACATCGGCAGGGGCATATCAAGCTCGACAGCCTGACCGACGCCTATAACGATTTACAATTGGTGCCAGAACCCTTTCGCACTTTGCTAGCCAAGCGGCAAACCTTTGTAGGAGAAACGGGCCCAGAAGGGCATTCGCGGATGGTTTACTTATCCTATTATTTTGATCACGGCCAATCCTACCCCTTAGTGCTATTGAGCAAAATCGATCAAGTGGAATTTAGCAGCAAAGAAATTACCATGACAATTCTCTATGTCATGATGAGTGTTTTTGGCTTATTTTTGGTGTTTGGTTACATCATTTATCGCCTGTCTCAGCGCTTAATCGAACCACTCGAACACATCACACAACAAATCGAAGCCACCAAAGGAGAAACCGATTATTGCTATCAATTGCCTCCCGGCTCGGTCATTGAGTTTCAATCTTTAATTGATAAACTCAATAACAACCAGCTTGAGTTATCGCGCTTATTAAAAAGTGAGCAAGATTTTGCTCGTTATGCCAGTCATGAATTACGCACACCATTATCGGTCATTCGCGGCTCTCAATCGCTACTGTTAAATACCAATGTCAATGAGGCATTTCGCACCAAACAGATCAAACGGATTGGGAGTGCCGCGAATGACATGCAAACCATGATCGATGCGCTGTTGAGCTTAGTGCGATACGAGAAAGAGTCCGATCCTCAAAAACGAAGCTTTAATACCGCAGAGCTACAGGAGATTATCAATAACAATCAGGCCCAAGCTGACGACAAATCCATCACGATTAAGGTTTTCGCCGAAGGTGAACCCATGATTGCGGCAGAGCCGGCGATGATGGCCATTCTGATTGGCAATATACTGCGTAACGCGATTGCCGCCTCACCGAAAAGCAGTGAAATAACCGTGTCCCTGCAAGATCGTGCTCTCATTGTAATAGATCAAGGGGGCGGCTTAGGTCACTCCCCATCACCACAAGGTCATGGTTTGGGCTTAGATATCATCAGTACCCTTTGTCAACGCTTCGAATGGCAATTTGAATTACTCAATAACTCAAATGGCGGCTGTCGGGCAAAAATTCGCTTTTAG
- a CDS encoding DMT family transporter: MLSTLLLTLLTLIMFAANSVLARLALQDQAIDAGSFTAIRLLSGAATLLLILQFSRRSHRHSVKSTLAAMSKGKWLSAAMLTTYAVAFSYAYLSLDTGIGALVLFAAVQMTMISVSLWQGARFQAIEWFGLVLAFSGFVYLIAPNLTTPSGIGFVLMTLSGIAWGLYTLAGKKATQPTSETAYNFFRAIPFAVVIALTVFVLSTPTLTTRGVLLAIASGALASGCGYALWYQVLGKITTMQAGVVQLFVPVIATFGGVLFAGEALTLRLVIASVWILGGLMCVLVAKKQS, encoded by the coding sequence ATGTTAAGTACTTTACTGCTCACACTGCTCACCCTAATCATGTTTGCCGCTAACTCGGTGCTGGCAAGGTTGGCACTTCAAGACCAGGCTATTGATGCGGGCAGCTTTACCGCTATTCGACTGCTGTCTGGGGCGGCGACCCTTTTGCTTATTCTGCAATTCAGTCGACGTTCTCATCGCCATAGTGTTAAAAGCACCTTGGCAGCGATGTCAAAAGGAAAATGGTTATCGGCGGCAATGCTAACCACCTATGCGGTCGCATTTTCGTATGCTTATTTATCACTCGACACCGGGATTGGCGCTTTAGTGCTGTTCGCAGCGGTGCAAATGACGATGATCAGTGTCAGTTTATGGCAAGGGGCACGCTTCCAGGCGATTGAATGGTTTGGCCTTGTACTGGCCTTCTCTGGCTTTGTCTACTTGATAGCGCCCAACCTCACCACCCCTTCTGGGATTGGTTTTGTATTAATGACACTGTCAGGTATCGCCTGGGGGCTTTATACCTTAGCGGGTAAAAAAGCTACGCAACCCACATCAGAAACAGCCTATAATTTCTTTAGAGCGATTCCTTTTGCCGTTGTCATTGCGCTCACGGTCTTTGTACTATCAACACCAACGTTAACAACCCGTGGTGTTTTACTGGCCATAGCCTCAGGCGCACTAGCTTCCGGTTGTGGTTACGCACTGTGGTATCAAGTATTGGGTAAGATCACCACCATGCAAGCTGGTGTGGTTCAGTTATTTGTCCCAGTCATCGCCACGTTTGGCGGTGTCCTGTTTGCTGGTGAGGCATTAACCCTGCGTTTGGTCATTGCGAGCGTGTGGATCTTAGGTGGCTTAATGTGTGTGTTGGTGGCGAAGAAACAATCTTAA
- the tadF gene encoding tight adherence pilus pseudopilin TadF, whose protein sequence is MMNKYTQGPYGLPLTQGWRRQDGSFAIELAFVLFGLCAIFMFGTDLSKQLLIRASLDRTSFSLVNVLKERTRYYDGEVSSETNLIVTASNLSDMQTVGARLLDMSSDDVAIQIQSMVDGTVTTLHSDQFDQYGCVTDDFSDYSDLVPEDDGTVYPLYRVSLCEQFDSWFLAFLGDDDTNTILSSSIIVGR, encoded by the coding sequence ATGATGAATAAGTACACTCAAGGCCCATATGGCCTCCCTTTGACTCAAGGTTGGCGACGCCAAGATGGCAGCTTTGCTATCGAACTGGCCTTTGTGCTATTCGGTTTGTGCGCCATTTTTATGTTCGGTACCGATTTGAGTAAACAGCTATTGATCCGCGCCAGCTTGGATCGCACCAGTTTTTCTTTGGTCAATGTGCTCAAAGAGCGCACTCGCTATTACGATGGTGAGGTCAGTTCAGAGACCAACCTGATTGTTACGGCATCAAATTTATCAGATATGCAGACCGTTGGGGCTCGTTTGCTAGACATGAGCAGTGATGACGTGGCGATTCAGATTCAATCTATGGTGGATGGAACCGTGACCACGCTGCACAGTGACCAATTCGATCAATATGGTTGTGTCACCGACGATTTTTCGGATTACAGTGATTTGGTTCCCGAAGATGACGGTACGGTGTATCCACTGTATCGGGTGTCATTGTGTGAGCAATTTGATTCTTGGTTTTTGGCTTTTTTAGGCGATGATGACACCAATACCATTTTGTCATCCTCGATTATTGTTGGGCGTTAA
- a CDS encoding pilus assembly protein TadG-related protein: MTRLNRHFVRKSRKTAQQGVAGIWAALTLVPVMGFTFLAVEGTRYIQESSRLKDAAEAAALAMTIEDTGESSAELMAEKYIDAYVRDVIAHTITTRRTENDEDQSIQYDVNATTTHNSWFASNFIPSFGNTQNLVSESTARKYYSFANKNIDIVFVSDFSGSMTWEWGSNRSNNCSRRSNCKIDDLQQAITDLAGEVLCANVSRDGSTCEDDDADLVADKLQNRVGVVPFNVRTRETCTDSSFCDIGTTYAVTQLRYLTNKNALLSTTNYEQVDWDFWRQFSASTVYRCTINYYSDCFVGSTYWLQALRVIDVLGITSLYSGGSSYPDQNEYVDFETTVSDLFNNKFNSSYQTFYDVDDVELFSGFGDDDYDQFYNIELTNSLTAIDAINDMEAAGSTAVYQGIIRGLQVLNAGHPGDNATEDEALAYSEKVKMLLIVTDGEESPNNSIFVDLVDSGVCDAARVAIPGLYIGVIGVDFEPGGSLYQAYVDCASSGEGDDGADHIYVATSSEQLVEYIEELIAKGAASSGRTALY, translated from the coding sequence ATGACAAGGTTAAATCGACATTTTGTGCGAAAGTCGCGTAAGACAGCCCAACAAGGGGTTGCTGGAATTTGGGCGGCGTTAACCCTGGTTCCTGTGATGGGATTTACCTTTTTAGCGGTTGAAGGCACGCGCTATATTCAAGAGTCGAGCCGGTTAAAAGACGCGGCGGAAGCGGCCGCACTCGCCATGACCATAGAAGATACGGGCGAGTCCAGTGCTGAGTTGATGGCGGAAAAGTACATCGATGCTTATGTGCGAGACGTTATTGCTCATACCATCACCACGAGGCGGACAGAAAACGATGAAGATCAGTCGATACAATACGATGTTAATGCCACCACTACGCACAATTCGTGGTTTGCCAGTAACTTTATTCCCTCGTTTGGCAATACTCAAAACCTAGTTAGTGAGAGTACGGCGCGAAAATATTATTCATTTGCCAACAAAAATATTGATATCGTTTTTGTTTCAGATTTTTCGGGCTCAATGACCTGGGAGTGGGGCAGCAATCGTTCTAACAATTGCAGCCGTCGCTCTAATTGTAAAATCGATGATTTGCAGCAAGCGATCACAGACTTAGCCGGAGAAGTGTTGTGTGCGAATGTCAGTCGTGATGGCAGCACCTGTGAAGACGATGATGCCGATTTAGTCGCCGATAAACTGCAAAATCGTGTTGGCGTGGTTCCGTTTAATGTGCGCACTCGCGAAACCTGCACCGACAGTTCGTTTTGTGATATTGGCACTACCTATGCGGTGACGCAATTAAGGTATTTAACCAATAAAAACGCGTTACTCTCGACGACCAATTACGAACAAGTCGACTGGGATTTTTGGCGTCAGTTTTCGGCCAGTACCGTGTATCGTTGTACGATAAATTATTACAGTGATTGTTTTGTGGGTTCAACTTATTGGCTACAGGCGTTGCGGGTCATCGACGTGTTAGGAATTACCTCTTTGTATTCTGGAGGCAGTTCTTACCCCGATCAAAACGAGTACGTTGATTTTGAGACCACAGTCAGTGACTTGTTTAACAACAAATTTAACTCGAGTTACCAAACGTTTTATGATGTCGATGATGTTGAACTGTTTAGTGGCTTTGGTGATGATGACTACGATCAGTTTTACAATATTGAATTAACCAATTCACTGACGGCGATTGATGCCATTAATGATATGGAAGCGGCGGGCAGTACCGCAGTATACCAAGGCATCATACGCGGTTTACAGGTTCTCAATGCAGGGCACCCGGGTGATAATGCGACAGAAGACGAAGCGTTGGCTTACTCGGAAAAAGTCAAAATGCTGCTTATCGTAACCGATGGTGAAGAGTCACCGAATAACAGTATTTTTGTCGACCTGGTTGACAGTGGCGTATGCGATGCCGCTAGGGTTGCCATTCCGGGCTTATACATCGGCGTGATTGGCGTTGACTTTGAGCCAGGTGGCAGTTTGTATCAAGCGTATGTTGATTGTGCGAGCTCTGGTGAAGGGGATGATGGGGCAGATCATATTTATGTCGCCACCAGTTCAGAACAATTGGTCGAATACATAGAAGAACTGATTGCCAAAGGCGCTGCGTCAAGTGGGCGTACGGCACTATATTAA
- a CDS encoding response regulator transcription factor translates to MKKVLIIEDNRQVAGILCDFCESQHIEADYADNGELGLELAKQTDFDVIILDLMLPRMNGFEVCERLRQAGIATPVLMLTALDGKEDMLKGFSQGADDYLAKPFDLDILLVRLQALYKRYRGSVALTQLQFGELTIYTKERRAFRGQYKLPLNPTTYKILELLCQCAPNVVSKQTIIDTLWPDDEAETSALRSHIYQLRNALDKPFEHAMLVTVPKVGFRLEKQS, encoded by the coding sequence ATGAAAAAAGTACTCATTATCGAAGACAACCGCCAAGTCGCCGGCATCCTATGTGACTTTTGTGAATCACAACATATCGAAGCCGATTACGCGGATAACGGCGAGTTGGGATTAGAGTTAGCTAAGCAGACCGATTTTGATGTGATTATCCTCGATCTCATGCTGCCAAGAATGAACGGGTTTGAAGTATGCGAACGCCTTCGTCAAGCGGGAATCGCGACGCCTGTACTGATGCTAACAGCACTCGATGGCAAAGAGGATATGTTAAAAGGCTTTTCACAGGGCGCGGATGACTACTTGGCTAAGCCGTTTGATCTCGATATTTTGCTCGTTCGACTGCAGGCGTTATACAAACGGTATCGAGGCTCAGTGGCGCTAACGCAATTGCAGTTTGGCGAGTTGACCATTTACACCAAAGAAAGACGTGCGTTTCGCGGTCAGTACAAACTTCCTTTAAACCCAACCACCTATAAGATCCTCGAACTATTATGTCAGTGCGCTCCGAATGTCGTCAGTAAACAGACCATCATCGATACCCTTTGGCCCGACGACGAAGCAGAGACCTCAGCTCTGCGCAGTCATATTTACCAGTTGCGCAATGCTCTCGACAAGCCCTTTGAACACGCAATGTTGGTCACCGTTCCTAAAGTCGGCTTTCGATTGGAAAAACAGTCATGA
- a CDS encoding glycosyltransferase family 2 protein yields the protein MNSTQTNVVDIHHPVTVSVIVPYFNEQAVLEIFHQRLLKAIKDISETFEVIYIDDGSDDSSLSIVESLPPSSVVIRSIALSRNFGKEAAMSAGLAVCQGQCAIIIDADLQDPPESIPLMMDKWRQGFDVVNMVRRKRDGETWFKTFSAKCFYKLINAISSTPMVENVGDFRLISRPIIDQLNQLPEKNRYMKGLFSWPGFNHCQVYFDRDSRVMGHSKWGYVKLLALAMDGITAFSTAPLRMASIVGALCVMSTIVVFTRLTILSAWYGETISALSWLSALGLLLFGFTFLFLGLIGEYVGRTLVEAQNRPLYVIKSATKKPPTYQTHSPYADSATSSVTSHHTKQEEKRA from the coding sequence ATGAACTCAACTCAGACCAATGTAGTGGATATCCACCATCCCGTGACCGTTTCAGTCATTGTGCCTTACTTTAATGAACAAGCGGTATTAGAAATCTTTCATCAACGCTTGCTTAAGGCGATCAAAGACATTAGTGAAACCTTTGAAGTCATCTATATCGATGATGGCAGCGACGATTCGAGTTTATCGATTGTCGAAAGCCTGCCGCCATCCTCTGTTGTTATTCGTTCCATTGCCTTAAGCCGCAATTTTGGTAAAGAAGCGGCAATGAGTGCGGGGCTTGCTGTCTGCCAAGGTCAGTGTGCAATTATTATTGATGCCGACTTACAAGATCCCCCAGAGTCGATCCCTCTCATGATGGATAAATGGCGTCAGGGGTTTGATGTGGTCAATATGGTACGCCGTAAACGCGACGGTGAAACCTGGTTTAAAACCTTTAGTGCCAAGTGCTTCTACAAACTTATCAACGCGATTTCCTCAACGCCAATGGTGGAAAATGTTGGCGATTTTCGTTTGATCAGTCGCCCTATCATTGATCAATTAAACCAATTACCAGAAAAAAACCGTTACATGAAAGGGCTGTTTTCTTGGCCTGGTTTTAATCATTGTCAGGTTTATTTTGATCGCGATTCGCGAGTAATGGGGCACAGTAAATGGGGATACGTAAAGTTACTGGCTTTGGCGATGGATGGGATAACCGCTTTTTCAACCGCACCATTGAGAATGGCAAGCATCGTTGGTGCTTTATGTGTGATGTCGACAATAGTGGTATTCACTCGTCTGACGATTCTTAGCGCATGGTATGGCGAAACAATCAGTGCGCTCTCTTGGCTTAGCGCGCTTGGTTTACTCTTGTTCGGTTTTACTTTTTTATTTTTAGGTTTAATTGGTGAATACGTTGGCCGCACTTTGGTTGAAGCGCAAAATCGCCCCTTGTATGTGATTAAATCCGCCACTAAAAAGCCGCCTACCTATCAAACCCATAGCCCGTATGCCGATTCTGCAACGTCATCAGTCACAAGCCATCATACCAAGCAAGAGGAAAAAAGAGCATGA
- a CDS encoding OmpA family protein, which yields MNRVTWMVAAILFGASFTTQAASSHFYCAAPSEKVKAGIGSEIYYTVTMGKAYRITSHQQGAFQPQQPIRGDVFEDQVLANASSRWVSNADDCLSIISDDEQFVAKQKIYFEFDQSTLSPMAKEALRDKAVELKQESKSVLLVGNTDSKGSDNYNQKLGLKRAISTVDVLLNNGVSQQQASIETVGESQPVATNLTDVGRSKNRRVEFIELSQ from the coding sequence ATGAACAGAGTAACCTGGATGGTGGCTGCAATCTTGTTTGGTGCCAGTTTTACTACTCAAGCGGCCAGCAGTCATTTTTATTGCGCTGCACCGTCAGAAAAGGTCAAAGCAGGGATTGGCAGTGAAATCTATTACACGGTGACCATGGGCAAAGCGTATCGTATCACGTCTCACCAACAGGGCGCTTTTCAGCCTCAGCAGCCCATTCGCGGTGATGTGTTTGAAGACCAGGTCCTCGCCAATGCTTCTTCACGCTGGGTGAGCAATGCCGATGATTGTTTGTCGATTATTTCCGATGACGAACAATTTGTGGCGAAACAAAAGATCTACTTTGAATTTGATCAATCGACGCTCTCACCAATGGCCAAAGAGGCATTGCGAGACAAAGCGGTCGAGTTAAAACAAGAAAGCAAGTCGGTACTCTTGGTTGGCAATACGGACAGCAAAGGCAGTGACAATTACAACCAAAAGCTGGGCCTTAAACGCGCGATTAGTACCGTGGATGTGTTGCTCAACAATGGGGTTAGCCAACAGCAAGCCAGTATCGAGACCGTTGGCGAAAGTCAGCCTGTGGCGACCAACCTCACGGATGTTGGCCGTTCAAAAAACCGCCGGGTCGAGTTTATTGAGCTTTCGCAATAG